The Zymobacter palmae DNA window GGCGCATCACGCATGTCATCAGTTTCCGGCTTGAACGACAGCCCCCAGACAGCAATCGTGCGGCCTTTCAGGTCACCGTCCAACGCATTGGAGAGCTTGGTGAACAGCGTCTGTTTCTGGCGCAGGTTGACCGCTTCTACCGCTTTCAGCAGCTCAGCGTCGTAACCAACTTCGCTGGCCGTACGTGTCAGAGCCTGCACGTCTTTCGGGAAGCAGGAACCGCCATAGCCGCAGCCGGGATAGATGAAGTGGTAACCAATACGTGGGTCAGAACCGATCCCCTGACGCACCTGCTCGATATCGACATCCAGACGCTCAGCCAAGTTGGCGACTTCATTCATGAAGCTAATTTTGGTCGCCAGCATACTGTTGGCAGCGTATTTGGTCAGCTCTGCCGCACGCACATCCATGAACATCAGCTTATTGCGGATGCGGTTATACGGCGCGTAGCATTCGCTCATCAGTTCACGAACGCGCTCAGAACCCGTGCCAACGACGATGCGCGCGCCTTTGGAGAAATCTTCAATGGCCGCCCCTTCCTTGAGAAATTCTGGGTTGGAGCATACATCGAACGCGGGACGATCCGCTTCAGATGGGAAGCGTTCGGCTAATACTGCGGCAACGGCATCACGAACTTTGTCAGCGGTTCCGACGGGAACCGTGGATTTATCAATCAACACCTTATAACTGGTCATGTGTTGTCCGACCAGACGAGCGACGTTCAGAACGTACTGCAAGTCAGCACTGCCGTCTTCATCGGGAGGCGTACCCACCGCAATGAACTGAAGTACACCGAATTCGACCGCTTTGGAAGGCTCCGTAGTGAAGAACAGACGCCCTGCTGCCACATTACGCGTCACGACGTCATCCAGGCCCGGTTCGTAGATCGGCACTTCGCCTTTTTGCAGGCGCGCAATCTTATCCGGGTCGATGTCCATGCACATGACCTCATGGCCCGCGTCTGCCAGACATGCCCCCGTGACCAATCCCACATAGCCCACGCCGAAAACGGAAATTTTCATGGCTCATTCATCCTTGTGTTAAGCCGCACGAAGCGGCTTGCCCAGACAATATCAGTGCGGCTCCAGCCGCACAGAGAAATGTAAATCCTTGCATGCCGTCGCCCGACGTTTATCAGACGAGAAAAAGGCGTTACCGTTCTTGTAACCTACTTGGACGACGGGAGAAATCCGCTATTGGTCCAACGTAGCTGGGCCTGCCGATAACGCAGGCATGCCCAGAACACCGCGATCGCGTAAGGGTACACCATGACCGCGTCGTTATGAGTGAAAAGCACCTGCGACATCCCAAAATCCATAAAGCATACAGGGATCATTGCCCCCCCTAAGGCCAGCGAACGGGTTGTCATGTCACGGCTCTTGCGGTAGCGCGAGAACAGCGCGAGAGGTACAAGATAGACGCCCAGAAGCGCAAGGACACCGATGCTGCCGCGCTTGGCGGCAGCATCTAGGATTTCATTGTGGGCGGATTGCAGATCCTGCTCGATGACGCCCTGCCCGTAACCAAACTTTTCATGAATCTCGTTGCGCATTTCTACGAACTGATAGGACCCATAACCAAAGATGGGTCGGTGGCCGTACATGTAATTGGCCATTCGCCACAAGTCAAAGCGGGCCCCCAGCGACGTATTGTTTTCGCCCTGTCTATAGTCATGTATGTCGATGTAGATTTGATGAATACGCCGCGCAACG harbors:
- a CDS encoding UDP-glucose dehydrogenase family protein; translation: MKISVFGVGYVGLVTGACLADAGHEVMCMDIDPDKIARLQKGEVPIYEPGLDDVVTRNVAAGRLFFTTEPSKAVEFGVLQFIAVGTPPDEDGSADLQYVLNVARLVGQHMTSYKVLIDKSTVPVGTADKVRDAVAAVLAERFPSEADRPAFDVCSNPEFLKEGAAIEDFSKGARIVVGTGSERVRELMSECYAPYNRIRNKLMFMDVRAAELTKYAANSMLATKISFMNEVANLAERLDVDIEQVRQGIGSDPRIGYHFIYPGCGYGGSCFPKDVQALTRTASEVGYDAELLKAVEAVNLRQKQTLFTKLSNALDGDLKGRTIAVWGLSFKPETDDMRDAPSRVLMEALWKAGATVRGYDPVAEDECHRIYGQRDDLQLVDDRMDALKGADALVICTEWTEFRSVDFAAVKAALRFPVIVDGRNVFDPKAVKDAGLMYYGVGRADSLQGH